Below is a genomic region from Candidatus Acidiferrales bacterium.
TCGCGGTGGATTTTTATTTTTTGAACGCCCAGCTTCACCGCCGGCAGTTGGGCTACGGTCGTGGTGGCCGCCAGAAGATCGAGAAGGATCATGTGCAGGCGCTTTCCGGCATCCGCCACGGAAAAACCATCGGCGCTCCCATCGTGCTCCAGATCGAAAACCGCGATTGGGCAAACTGGCAGGAGACCATGTCGGTGACGCAGGAGCCGCCAGCCGACCGGGCACGCCCGCTGACGCAACCCCGCCCGGGCCACGTGGATCTCGCCGGCTGTCTCAAATACGACCTGCACGACGCCCGCTTCTTGCTCGAACGAGCGAGCGCCCGGGAGACAGCGGCGCGGGTGGCCGCCGGGGCCATGGCCCGGCTGCTCTTGCGCGAGTTCGGCATCGAGGTGTGGAGCCACACGCTAGCGGTCGGCGGCGTCCGGCTCGAGCGCGCAGCAAGCTGGGAGGAAATTGTTGCCGCGAACGAAAATCTCGATTCGCCGCTGCGCTGCGTGGACTCCCGCGTCGAGCAAGCCATGAAGGCGGAAGTGGACCGGGCTCTCAAGGAGGGTGATTCGGTGGGCGGCATCTTTGAAGTGGTCGCCCATCACGTTCCGCCGGGGCTGGGCTCGCACGCC
It encodes:
- the aroC gene encoding chorismate synthase produces the protein MLRFQTAGESHGQCLIALISGLPLGLAVDFYFLNAQLHRRQLGYGRGGRQKIEKDHVQALSGIRHGKTIGAPIVLQIENRDWANWQETMSVTQEPPADRARPLTQPRPGHVDLAGCLKYDLHDARFLLERASARETAARVAAGAMARLLLREFGIEVWSHTLAVGGVRLERAASWEEIVAANENLDSPLRCVDSRVEQAMKAEVDRALKEGDSVGGIFEVVAHHVPPGLGSHANWDEKLDGQLAQAVMSIQAVKAVEIGAGVWAAQMPGSEVHDAIGYDAEQRRFTRVANHAGGLEAGITNGEDVVVRGYLKPISTLRRPLQSVDLVTKEVVRAAYERSDVCVVPAAGCAGEAMVGLALARAFLEKFGGDTLAEVRRNFEGYQQQLREF